Genomic segment of Staphylococcus muscae:
TGGAAGCTGCAGCGATTGCACAAACGTGTTATCAATTCGGCAAACCTTTCATTGTGACACGTGCAATTTCAGACTTGGCTGATGGTGAAGCAAGCATGACGTTTGATGAATTTTTAAAAGTGGCTTCAAAGTCTTCAAGTAAAATGGTGCAAGCACTTGTAAAAGAACTGTAAGATGTTGTGTTAGAGAGCGAATAAGATATGTTATAATAATAGGAATGAAGTTATTTAATTTTGGAGGCACATCATGGGGATTTTAAAGAGATTATTTTTACCCAATCAATATGTGAAAGACATTCACGAAATTGATTTCCAGCAGTTAGAAAAACTAGATATTCGTGGTATCATCACGGATCTTGATAATACGCTTGTTGGATGGGATGAAGCGAATCCGACACCAAAAGTTGAAGAATGGTTTAAAACGATCGATGAACGCGGCTTTAAAGTGACGGTTGTTTCAAATAATAATGAAAAAAGAGTAAAAGCATTTTGTAAGGGTTTGAATGTAGATTATATATTCAAAGCACAGAAACCGCGTGGAAAGTCATTGCGCAAGGCTACTCGTAAAATGGGATTGAAAAAGGAACAAGTCGTTGTCATCGGTGATCAAATGATGACCGATGTATTTGGTGGTAATCGTAGTGGCCTGTACACGATTATGGTTGTTCCAGTTAAAAATTCAGATGGCTTAGCAACGAAGGTAAATCGTTTGATTGAACGTCGTATTCTTAGTCATTTCAAACGTAAAGGTTACATTACATGGGAGGAGTCATGATATGTCGGCAGCATTAAAATGTATCGGGTGCGGGGCAACGTTACAGTCGGAAAATCCAAGTGAAGCGGGATATGTTCCAAAAGCAAGCTTGGACAAAGAAGATGTCATTTGTCGACGTTGTTTTCGTTTGAAAAATTACAACGAAGTACAAGATGTTGGTATGGAAAGTGAAGACTTTTTAACGTTACTGAATAGTTTAGCGGATAAAAAAGGGATTGTTGTGAATGTTGTTGACGTTTTTGACTTTGAAGGTTCATTTATCCATGCGTTAAAACGTATTGTCGGCAATAAAAAAATTATTCTTGCTGCAAACAAAATTGACTTGTTACCAAAGCAAATTAATAAACGACGTGTGACAGAATGGTTACGTCGCAGTGCAAAAGCATATGGTTTGAATCCAGAAGATGTCGTGCTTTTATCTGCAATGAAAGGCTATGGTATTGAGGACTTAATGACAGCGATTGAAAGACATCGCAATCAACAAGATGTCTTTATCGTAGGAACGACAAATGTCGGTAAATCAACGTTAGTGAATAAGTTGATCGAAGAAAGTGTCGGGGAGAAGAATGTTATCACGACTTCTAAAGTGCCAGGTACAACACTTGACATGATTGATATTCCTTTAGACGATCACAGTTTTATGTATGATACACCGGGTGTCGTTCAAGCACATCAAATGACGCACTATGTGACGACAAAAGAACTTAACTTGATTATGCCGAAAAAAGAAATCAAGCAGCGCGTGTTCCAATTGAACGAAGCACAATCTTTATTCTTTGGTGGTCTTGCAAGAATTGATTATATCAACGGTGGCAAACGCCCATTGATTTGCTATTTTTCAAATGAGTTGCACATTCATCGTACAAAACTTGAAAAAGCTGATAAATTATGGCGTGAACAACTGGGAGATTTATTAACTCCGCCATCACAACGTGAAAACTTTGATTTTGACAATTTAAAACAAGTCTCCCTAAGCACTGAAGATGGAAAAAAAGATGTCATGATCGCTGGTCTTGGATTTGTTACGATTGATGAAGGAGCTGACGTTGTCGTTACTGTACCTGAAAACGTAGAAGTGTACTTACGCCCATCAATTATGTAGGAGGGGAAATGCATGAAGTTTGCTGTAATTGGTCACCCGATTGATCATTCACTGTCACCCATTATGCATCATGCGAATTTTGATGCGTTGGATCTGGAGTATGGCTATCAAGCGTTGAATATTCCACCAGCGCATTTCGAGCATTTAAGAGATATTGTATCAGAATATGAATTAGATGGTTTTAATGTGACAATTCCTCACAAAGAACGCGTCATTCCTTATTTAGATGAACTTACCGACGAAGCTAAAGCGATTGGGGCGGTGAATACCGTTCGCATTGATGGTGAGCGTTGGGTCGGCCACAATACAGATGGACTTGGTTTTGTGAAAGGTTTGCTCGAGTATTACGGTGATCTGTCTGATGCGAAAGTTCTAATTATCGGTGCAGGTGGGGCGAGTAAAGGGATTGCTTATTCGCTATCTCATAGAACAAAGCATCCGATTGCCGTTGCAAATCGTACAATGTCACGGTTTGAAGATTGGCAATTTGAAGTGACACCCTATCCTTTATCAGAAGTAGACGATATCGCTCATCATTACGATATTATTATTAATACAACACCTGTTGGTATGCACACATCAACAGAACAAGTCGTATCATTGCAACAATTAAAGCCGGATGTCTTAGTCTGTGATATTATTTATATTCCTGCAGAGACATCCTTTCTAAAAACAGCTAAAATGCAAGGTTACAATATATATAACGGTCTTGATATGTTCATATATCAAGGTGCAGAAAGTTTTAAATATTGGACAGGATTGCAAGCAGATGTGCATGCAATGCGCAATCGTGTAAAAGAAAAATTATATTCAGATTAAAAATACTTAGGAGGTTACTATGACATTAACTGGAAAGCAAAAACGTTTTTTGAGAAGTCAAGCGCATCATATCGATCCTA
This window contains:
- a CDS encoding YqeG family HAD IIIA-type phosphatase, with product MGILKRLFLPNQYVKDIHEIDFQQLEKLDIRGIITDLDNTLVGWDEANPTPKVEEWFKTIDERGFKVTVVSNNNEKRVKAFCKGLNVDYIFKAQKPRGKSLRKATRKMGLKKEQVVVIGDQMMTDVFGGNRSGLYTIMVVPVKNSDGLATKVNRLIERRILSHFKRKGYITWEES
- the yqeH gene encoding ribosome biogenesis GTPase YqeH — translated: MSAALKCIGCGATLQSENPSEAGYVPKASLDKEDVICRRCFRLKNYNEVQDVGMESEDFLTLLNSLADKKGIVVNVVDVFDFEGSFIHALKRIVGNKKIILAANKIDLLPKQINKRRVTEWLRRSAKAYGLNPEDVVLLSAMKGYGIEDLMTAIERHRNQQDVFIVGTTNVGKSTLVNKLIEESVGEKNVITTSKVPGTTLDMIDIPLDDHSFMYDTPGVVQAHQMTHYVTTKELNLIMPKKEIKQRVFQLNEAQSLFFGGLARIDYINGGKRPLICYFSNELHIHRTKLEKADKLWREQLGDLLTPPSQRENFDFDNLKQVSLSTEDGKKDVMIAGLGFVTIDEGADVVVTVPENVEVYLRPSIM
- the aroE gene encoding shikimate dehydrogenase encodes the protein MKFAVIGHPIDHSLSPIMHHANFDALDLEYGYQALNIPPAHFEHLRDIVSEYELDGFNVTIPHKERVIPYLDELTDEAKAIGAVNTVRIDGERWVGHNTDGLGFVKGLLEYYGDLSDAKVLIIGAGGASKGIAYSLSHRTKHPIAVANRTMSRFEDWQFEVTPYPLSEVDDIAHHYDIIINTTPVGMHTSTEQVVSLQQLKPDVLVCDIIYIPAETSFLKTAKMQGYNIYNGLDMFIYQGAESFKYWTGLQADVHAMRNRVKEKLYSD